One genomic segment of Pandoraea thiooxydans includes these proteins:
- a CDS encoding glutathione S-transferase family protein: MIRFYFHPTPNPAKIALFLEETGLPYETMPIDTSKGEQHTQAFRAINPNGKVPAIVDTEGPGGGEARVFDSTAILLYLAEKTGKLLGAPQDRPELLSWLLFLASGLGPFSGQAVHFQFAAPEGLDYAVNRYRREAERHYQVLNDHLEGRTYIVGETYTIADISAWGWLDRASRVLKGADDPLGSFPNLKRLFETVDARPAVARARAVGKDHEFKKVNDEETRRALFPSNYSPVA; this comes from the coding sequence ATGATCCGTTTTTATTTTCATCCAACGCCAAACCCGGCCAAGATCGCTCTGTTTCTGGAAGAGACCGGTCTTCCCTATGAGACGATGCCCATCGATACCAGCAAGGGCGAGCAGCACACCCAGGCGTTCCGCGCGATCAACCCCAACGGCAAGGTGCCCGCCATCGTCGACACGGAAGGGCCGGGCGGCGGGGAGGCACGAGTCTTCGACTCCACCGCGATCCTGCTCTATCTGGCGGAGAAGACCGGCAAGTTGCTCGGTGCACCACAAGACAGGCCCGAACTGCTTTCGTGGCTGCTGTTTCTCGCCTCCGGTCTTGGCCCGTTTTCGGGGCAGGCCGTGCACTTTCAGTTTGCCGCGCCCGAAGGGCTCGACTATGCGGTGAACCGCTATCGACGCGAGGCCGAGCGTCACTACCAGGTCCTGAACGATCACCTGGAAGGACGCACGTATATCGTCGGCGAAACCTACACGATCGCGGACATCTCGGCCTGGGGATGGCTCGATCGCGCCTCGCGCGTACTCAAGGGGGCCGACGATCCGCTGGGCTCGTTTCCGAACCTCAAGCGGCTGTTCGAGACGGTCGACGCCCGGCCGGCGGTCGCGCGCGCCAGAGCCGTCGGCAAGGATCACGAGTTCAAGAAGGTCAATGACGAAGAAACCCGGCGTGCGCTCTTTCCTTCGAACTATTCCCCGGTTGCCTGA
- a CDS encoding cupin domain-containing protein: MCECPLCNWEASTKIRPVDVKFLVNPEAPDGVQSANLIGNVKKTGFYVARFKLPAHAQQPAHTHPDDRTYTVISGTMYSGVGDKFDPEKLIELPPGSFYNMPKDMPHFSWTRQGEVIMQVTGHGPSGFAYCDPADDPRNKR; this comes from the coding sequence ATGTGTGAGTGTCCGCTTTGCAACTGGGAGGCGTCGACCAAGATACGTCCGGTCGACGTCAAGTTCCTGGTCAACCCCGAGGCGCCTGACGGCGTCCAGTCGGCGAACCTGATCGGCAATGTCAAGAAGACCGGGTTCTACGTGGCCCGCTTCAAGCTGCCGGCCCATGCGCAGCAGCCTGCTCATACGCATCCCGACGACAGAACCTACACGGTCATCTCGGGCACCATGTATTCGGGGGTCGGCGACAAATTCGATCCGGAAAAGCTCATTGAATTGCCACCCGGCAGCTTCTACAACATGCCAAAGGACATGCCGCATTTTTCGTGGACCAGGCAGGGCGAGGTCATCATGCAGGTCACTGGGCACGGCCCCAGCGGGTTTGCCTATTGCGACCCGGCGGACGATCCGAGAAACAAGCGCTGA
- a CDS encoding PIN domain-containing protein encodes MIGLDTNVLVRYFAQDDARQAHKATALMESLSAERPGHVSLVALLEIAWVLGRCYNVERDQIKEIVESMLDTKELVVENADTVRKALRVFAASDKADFADCLIERSGHAAGCEHTATFDVSASRVVGMRLIR; translated from the coding sequence ATGATCGGATTGGATACCAACGTGCTGGTCCGTTACTTCGCACAGGACGACGCACGCCAGGCCCACAAGGCGACGGCGCTTATGGAATCCCTGTCGGCCGAGCGGCCGGGCCATGTCTCGCTGGTCGCGCTACTCGAAATCGCATGGGTGCTTGGGCGCTGCTACAACGTCGAGCGAGACCAGATCAAGGAGATCGTCGAGTCCATGCTCGACACGAAGGAGCTGGTCGTCGAGAATGCGGACACGGTGCGAAAGGCACTTCGGGTTTTCGCGGCGTCGGACAAGGCGGATTTCGCAGACTGCCTGATCGAGCGATCGGGTCACGCCGCAGGATGCGAGCACACCGCGACTTTCGACGTGAGCGCCTCCAGAGTCGTCGGGATGAGGTTGATCAGGTAA
- a CDS encoding AbrB/MazE/SpoVT family DNA-binding domain-containing protein: MTTATITSKGQVTIPVDVRNHLGLASGDRIEFSFNEETGRYEVYPATRSLASLKGIVQKPGKPVSIEEMNRAIAEQGASAR, translated from the coding sequence ATGACGACAGCAACCATCACTTCAAAGGGCCAGGTCACGATCCCGGTGGACGTGCGCAATCACCTCGGCCTGGCATCCGGCGATCGGATCGAATTCAGCTTCAATGAGGAAACCGGACGGTACGAGGTCTATCCAGCCACTCGCTCGCTCGCGTCGCTCAAAGGCATCGTGCAGAAGCCCGGCAAACCGGTTTCGATTGAAGAAATGAACCGCGCCATCGCAGAACAGGGGGCATCCGCGCGATGA
- a CDS encoding LysR family transcriptional regulator, protein MNITFRQLRAFLAVANLGGFTRAADRIGLSQSATSITVRELEDELGVRLLDRTTRQVRLTDAGAMLAATGTRLMSELDACLHEIHDIGAQRKGRVLVACVPSVASSLMPAWLLAAQQRLPNVQVVLYDDSATEVIRRVQLGEIEIGIAGGVEPAPGLHYCALRSDPMHLVCPRDHPLARKRMVRWTDLAGQKVVMLGSTSGSHEMIRQHLEKQKIAVEIVLELAQPNSVLSMVDAGMGLSIMPSLAASSKQHPNLVAKRLGPPELRRAIIAMRREDRSLSPAAQALWDLIQELAIEPD, encoded by the coding sequence ATGAATATCACGTTCAGGCAATTGCGCGCATTTCTGGCGGTGGCCAACTTGGGCGGCTTCACGCGAGCGGCGGATCGCATCGGCCTGTCGCAGTCCGCGACGAGCATCACCGTGCGAGAACTGGAAGATGAGCTGGGCGTGCGTCTGCTCGATCGCACCACGCGTCAAGTCAGGCTGACCGACGCCGGCGCCATGCTGGCCGCCACCGGCACCCGCCTGATGAGCGAACTGGATGCCTGCCTGCACGAGATTCACGACATCGGGGCACAACGCAAGGGCCGTGTGCTCGTTGCCTGCGTGCCATCGGTTGCCAGCTCGTTGATGCCCGCCTGGCTACTGGCGGCACAGCAGCGTCTGCCGAATGTGCAGGTCGTGCTCTACGACGACTCGGCGACCGAGGTCATTCGTCGCGTCCAGCTGGGGGAAATCGAAATCGGCATTGCGGGGGGCGTCGAGCCCGCGCCGGGCCTGCACTATTGCGCGCTACGCTCCGATCCGATGCATCTGGTGTGCCCGCGCGATCATCCGCTCGCACGCAAGCGCATGGTTCGGTGGACCGATCTGGCGGGACAAAAAGTGGTGATGCTGGGCAGCACCTCCGGCAGCCACGAGATGATTCGCCAGCATTTGGAAAAACAGAAGATCGCCGTGGAAATCGTGCTGGAGCTCGCGCAACCGAACTCTGTGCTGAGCATGGTCGATGCGGGCATGGGCCTGTCGATCATGCCATCGCTGGCAGCCTCTTCCAAACAGCACCCGAATCTCGTGGCCAAACGGCTGGGGCCGCCGGAGTTGCGCCGGGCCATCATTGCCATGCGGCGCGAGGACCGTTCGCTATCGCCCGCCGCGCAAGCCTTGTGGGATCTGATTCAGGAGCTGGCCATCGAACCCGACTGA
- a CDS encoding TIGR00645 family protein translates to MHHRHRWEQWLESVLFNSRWLLVPFYLGLVLSLLMLLVAFVGDLVHVVPHILTASPEEIILAVLTLIDLSLASNLVMIVMFSGYENFVSKIDTGDSEDRPTWMGTLDFSGLKMKLIGSIVAISAISLLRAFMKIAEPGMAIDETRIRWLVILHVTFVGSGLLFALMDWVAGKAEKH, encoded by the coding sequence ATGCACCACCGACACCGCTGGGAACAATGGCTGGAAAGTGTCCTGTTCAACTCACGCTGGCTGCTGGTGCCGTTCTATCTCGGACTGGTGCTGTCGCTGCTGATGCTGCTCGTCGCATTCGTCGGCGATCTGGTGCACGTCGTCCCGCATATTCTGACGGCGAGCCCGGAGGAAATCATCCTGGCCGTGCTCACGCTGATCGATCTCTCGCTGGCAAGCAATCTGGTGATGATCGTGATGTTTTCCGGTTACGAAAACTTCGTCTCGAAGATCGATACCGGCGACAGCGAAGATCGTCCGACGTGGATGGGCACGCTCGACTTCTCGGGCCTGAAGATGAAGCTGATCGGCTCGATCGTGGCGATCTCGGCAATTTCCCTGCTGCGCGCTTTCATGAAAATCGCTGAACCGGGCATGGCGATCGACGAAACGCGCATCCGCTGGCTGGTGATCCTGCACGTAACATTCGTCGGCTCGGGTCTGCTGTTCGCGCTGATGGATTGGGTGGCAGGCAAGGCCGAGAAGCATTGA
- the glmU gene encoding bifunctional UDP-N-acetylglucosamine diphosphorylase/glucosamine-1-phosphate N-acetyltransferase GlmU, translating to MNIVILAAGLGKRMRSSLPKVLHPLAGRPLLGHVIDTARALSPGRLVVVIGHGAGRVREVLGAADILFAEQAEQLGTGHAVQQAAAQLDDSVPTLVLYGDVPLTRAQTLRQLVQAAGDGKLGVLTVSLDDPSGYGRIVRDAAGRVQRIVEQKDATPEQLAIREINTGIIVAPTRRLKAWLGTLSNSNAQGEYYLTDVVERAVADGMEVVTAQPDAAWETLGVNSKTQLAELERIHQRNVALMLTDAGVTVLDPARLDVRGTLTCGNDVTIDVGCVFEGQVSLADGVAIGPHCVIRDSEIGAGTQVEAFSHLDGARIGAQARIGPYARLRPGAALADDVHIGNFVEVKNSTLAAGAKANHLAYVGDSTVGARVNVGAGTITCNYDGANKHRTVIEDDVFIGSDTQLVAPVTVGKGATIAAGTTVWQNVEAGALVLNEKRQVTRADYTRPAKKQ from the coding sequence ATGAATATCGTCATTCTCGCCGCGGGGCTCGGCAAGCGCATGCGCTCCTCGCTGCCCAAGGTGCTGCATCCGCTGGCCGGCCGGCCGCTGCTCGGGCACGTGATCGACACCGCGCGCGCGCTGTCGCCGGGCCGGCTGGTGGTGGTGATCGGTCACGGCGCCGGCCGCGTGCGCGAGGTGCTGGGCGCGGCCGACATTCTTTTTGCCGAGCAGGCCGAACAGCTCGGCACCGGACATGCGGTGCAGCAGGCCGCCGCGCAGCTCGATGACTCGGTGCCGACGCTGGTGCTGTATGGCGATGTGCCGCTCACGCGTGCGCAAACCCTGCGGCAACTGGTGCAGGCCGCCGGCGACGGCAAGCTCGGCGTGCTGACCGTCTCGCTCGACGACCCGAGCGGCTACGGACGCATCGTGCGCGACGCCGCCGGGCGCGTGCAGCGCATCGTCGAGCAGAAAGACGCCACTCCGGAGCAATTGGCGATTCGCGAGATCAACACCGGCATCATCGTGGCTCCGACGCGCCGGCTCAAGGCGTGGCTTGGCACATTGTCCAACAGCAACGCGCAGGGCGAATACTATCTGACCGACGTGGTCGAGCGTGCTGTCGCCGACGGCATGGAGGTGGTCACCGCGCAGCCGGACGCCGCGTGGGAAACCCTGGGCGTGAACAGCAAGACGCAACTGGCCGAGCTCGAGCGCATTCATCAGCGCAACGTGGCATTGATGCTGACCGACGCCGGCGTGACGGTGCTCGACCCGGCGCGGCTCGACGTGCGCGGCACGCTCACCTGCGGCAACGACGTGACGATCGACGTCGGCTGCGTGTTCGAGGGGCAGGTCAGCCTGGCCGACGGCGTGGCGATCGGTCCGCATTGCGTGATCCGCGACAGCGAGATCGGCGCGGGCACGCAGGTCGAAGCGTTCAGCCATCTCGACGGCGCGCGCATCGGCGCGCAGGCACGCATCGGGCCGTATGCCCGTCTGCGTCCGGGCGCGGCGCTGGCCGACGACGTGCACATCGGCAACTTCGTCGAAGTCAAGAACAGCACGCTGGCCGCCGGCGCGAAGGCCAACCATCTGGCCTATGTGGGCGACTCGACGGTCGGCGCGCGCGTGAATGTGGGCGCTGGCACCATCACCTGCAATTACGATGGCGCCAACAAGCATCGCACGGTCATCGAAGACGACGTATTCATTGGTTCGGATACCCAACTGGTGGCGCCCGTCACGGTAGGCAAGGGCGCGACCATCGCGGCTGGCACGACGGTGTGGCAGAACGTCGAGGCGGGCGCGCTGGTCCTGAACGAAAAGCGGCAGGTCACCCGGGCCGATTACACGCGCCCGGCCAAGAAGCAATGA
- the glmS gene encoding glutamine--fructose-6-phosphate transaminase (isomerizing): MCGIVGAVAQRNVVSILVEGLRRLEYRGYDSCGVAALAGDRLERARSVARVADLAAQVEQSGLGGETAIAHTRWATHGAPVTVNAHPIFSCDEIALVHNGIIENHEALREELRGQGYEFVSQTDTEVIAHLVHLLLKNHAAGDLFKAVRLATKRLHGAYAIAVFRKQEPHHVVGARAGSPLVVGLGNGENFLASDALALAGTTDQFIYLEEGDVAELTLDGVNIVDRDDAPAQREVRTVTAYSGAVDLGPYRHYMQKEIFEQPRAIADTMEGVAAITPELFGAKAADTLGRVDSLLILACGTSYYSGLTAKYWLESIARIPTQVEVASEYRYRDSVPNPNALVVVISQSGETADTMAALQHAQSLGHQHTLAVCNVATSAMVRQTALHYLTRAGTEIGVASTKAFTTQLAALFLLTLTLAKLRGHLDAAQEENYLTRLRHLPAALNSVLALEPQIIAWADEFARKDNALFLGRGLHYPIALEGALKLKEISYIHAEAYPAGELKHGPLALVTEAMPVVTVAPNDTLVEKLKSNMQEVRARGGQLYVFADADTHIGNGDGIHVIRMPEHYGPLSPILHVVPLQLLAYHTACARGTDVDKPRNLAKSVTVE; encoded by the coding sequence ATGTGTGGCATTGTCGGCGCAGTGGCGCAGCGTAACGTCGTATCGATTCTGGTCGAGGGCCTGCGGCGCCTCGAATACCGCGGTTACGATTCGTGCGGCGTCGCCGCGCTGGCCGGCGATCGGCTCGAACGCGCGCGCAGCGTGGCGCGCGTGGCCGACCTGGCCGCGCAAGTCGAGCAGAGCGGGCTGGGCGGCGAGACGGCCATCGCGCATACCCGCTGGGCCACGCACGGCGCGCCCGTGACCGTCAACGCGCACCCGATTTTTTCATGCGACGAAATCGCGCTGGTGCATAACGGCATCATCGAGAACCACGAGGCGCTGCGCGAGGAACTGCGCGGCCAGGGTTACGAGTTCGTCTCGCAGACCGACACCGAGGTGATCGCCCACCTGGTACATCTGCTGCTCAAGAACCACGCCGCGGGCGACCTCTTCAAGGCGGTGCGCCTGGCCACCAAGCGTCTGCACGGCGCGTACGCGATTGCCGTGTTCCGCAAGCAGGAGCCGCATCACGTGGTCGGCGCGCGCGCCGGCTCGCCGCTGGTGGTCGGGCTCGGCAACGGCGAGAACTTCCTCGCCTCCGACGCGCTTGCGCTGGCGGGCACGACCGACCAGTTCATCTACCTCGAAGAAGGCGACGTCGCCGAGCTGACCCTGGACGGCGTGAATATCGTCGATCGCGACGACGCCCCGGCCCAGCGCGAAGTGCGCACCGTGACCGCCTACAGCGGCGCGGTCGATCTCGGCCCGTACCGCCATTACATGCAAAAGGAAATCTTCGAGCAACCGCGTGCCATCGCCGACACCATGGAGGGCGTGGCAGCGATCACGCCGGAGCTGTTCGGCGCGAAAGCGGCCGACACCCTCGGGCGGGTCGACTCGCTGCTGATTCTCGCCTGCGGCACCAGCTACTACTCCGGGCTGACGGCCAAGTACTGGCTCGAATCGATCGCCCGGATTCCCACGCAGGTCGAAGTCGCCAGCGAATACCGCTACCGTGATAGCGTGCCCAACCCCAACGCGCTGGTGGTGGTGATCTCGCAATCGGGCGAAACCGCCGACACCATGGCCGCGCTGCAGCATGCGCAGTCGCTCGGACACCAACACACCTTGGCCGTGTGCAACGTGGCCACCAGCGCGATGGTGCGGCAAACCGCGCTGCACTACCTGACGCGCGCCGGCACCGAAATCGGCGTGGCTTCGACCAAGGCCTTCACCACGCAACTGGCGGCGCTGTTCCTGCTCACGCTCACGCTGGCCAAGCTGCGCGGCCATCTCGACGCGGCGCAGGAAGAAAACTATCTGACGCGGCTGCGCCACCTGCCGGCCGCGCTCAACAGCGTGCTGGCGCTGGAGCCGCAAATCATCGCCTGGGCCGACGAATTCGCCCGCAAGGACAACGCGCTGTTCCTCGGCCGCGGGCTGCACTACCCGATCGCGCTCGAAGGCGCGCTCAAGCTCAAGGAAATCTCGTACATCCACGCCGAGGCCTATCCGGCCGGCGAACTCAAGCATGGCCCGCTGGCGCTGGTCACAGAAGCCATGCCGGTGGTCACGGTGGCGCCCAACGATACGCTGGTCGAAAAGCTCAAGTCCAACATGCAGGAAGTGCGCGCGCGCGGCGGCCAGCTCTACGTATTCGCCGACGCCGACACCCACATCGGCAATGGCGACGGCATCCATGTCATCCGCATGCCCGAGCACTACGGCCCGCTCTCGCCGATCCTGCACGTCGTGCCGCTGCAGCTGCTGGCCTACCATACCGCCTGCGCGCGCGGCACCGATGTCGACAAACCGCGCAACCTGGCGAAGTCGGTGACGGTGGAGTGA
- a CDS encoding DMT family transporter — protein MASVDRSAVAAADPAPARRGPARTRVVGFAWAALTVMIFSGWFVVTRFGVTRELRIWDIAALRFGVGALLLAPAVLRRGARLPAAAWGEGLIFSVLWGVPFVLLVALGLKLTSAAQAASVAPTLMPVFAGVFAWGFLRERQGKTRWLGYAAIVAGLGCLVHAGATAQGAPSAWGILALAAAAAMWAIYTLLFRRSGLTPIQSAALICVWSSALYLPLYLFLGLSRLRLASAGEIALQVVYQGVLMSGVALITYNRAVSLLGSSAATAIIALVPAVASMLAIPILGETPSLAEGISIVVIVLGVLLASRPTPARRESILSQT, from the coding sequence ATGGCAAGCGTTGACAGATCGGCCGTGGCGGCCGCTGACCCGGCGCCTGCTCGACGAGGCCCCGCACGCACGCGCGTGGTGGGGTTCGCCTGGGCGGCGCTCACTGTCATGATCTTCTCGGGCTGGTTCGTCGTGACGCGGTTCGGCGTGACCCGCGAGCTGCGCATCTGGGACATTGCCGCGCTGCGGTTTGGCGTCGGCGCCTTGCTTCTCGCGCCGGCCGTGTTGCGCCGGGGTGCCCGCCTGCCGGCCGCTGCCTGGGGTGAAGGGCTGATATTTTCGGTGCTTTGGGGCGTGCCTTTCGTACTGCTCGTCGCGCTCGGGTTGAAGCTCACCTCGGCAGCGCAGGCGGCCTCCGTTGCACCGACATTGATGCCGGTCTTCGCCGGTGTATTTGCGTGGGGCTTTCTACGTGAGCGGCAGGGAAAAACGCGCTGGCTCGGTTATGCGGCGATCGTCGCCGGGCTTGGCTGCCTGGTGCACGCGGGCGCAACGGCACAGGGTGCGCCAAGCGCCTGGGGCATTCTCGCACTGGCGGCGGCCGCGGCCATGTGGGCGATCTATACGCTGCTGTTTCGGCGCAGCGGGCTGACACCGATCCAGTCCGCCGCGCTGATCTGCGTCTGGTCGAGCGCACTGTATCTTCCGCTCTACCTGTTCCTTGGCCTGAGCCGGCTGCGCCTTGCCTCTGCCGGCGAGATCGCACTCCAGGTCGTCTATCAGGGCGTGCTGATGAGCGGCGTCGCACTCATTACCTACAACCGCGCCGTCTCCCTGCTCGGCTCCTCCGCTGCGACCGCCATCATCGCGCTGGTCCCTGCTGTTGCCTCGATGCTCGCCATCCCCATTCTCGGCGAAACGCCATCGCTGGCCGAGGGCATCTCGATCGTCGTTATCGTGCTCGGCGTGCTGCTTGCTTCCCGGCCCACGCCCGCGCGCCGTGAATCAATCTTGTCACAAACCTGA
- a CDS encoding MFS transporter, giving the protein MDEIQPLQVRPGVAGGVTVSARSRVTFLLCIIYALMYLDRVNLSAAARAIKLEFGLSNAQLGVAFTGFSWAYLLTVLFGGWAARRYGARIVLMGCAVLLGVSTMAMSLAAGAVSLFLIRMLVGAGEGPAFPAATQAMRHWYPAEKFGYIQGITHSASRLGAALAPPLVAWLIVATNWRLSFVVCGAVVLAWSAAWWLQFRDDPECAPGQHKTYAGATPRVPRPMGPTPLWALTKRMLPVTMVMFAYGWTYWIFVSWLPLYFMNSYHVNLKSSALLSSIPLLTGMVGNTVGGMLSDHLLRRTKNSRAARCSVVAGSLIGCALALTPLAFKPSLEAAVACLACAMFFLELTIAPMYAVPMDMTREFAGLGSAYIIIGVALAGITSPIVFGWLIDLTGNWNIPFAAAITILVLGAAAVLLVRPDRPFVAPAI; this is encoded by the coding sequence ATGGACGAGATTCAACCGCTGCAGGTGCGCCCGGGCGTGGCCGGCGGCGTGACCGTATCAGCCAGGTCGCGCGTCACTTTTCTGTTATGCATCATCTATGCACTGATGTATCTCGACAGGGTCAATTTGTCGGCCGCCGCCCGGGCCATCAAGCTCGAGTTCGGTCTGTCGAATGCGCAATTGGGCGTGGCGTTCACGGGCTTTTCCTGGGCCTATCTGCTGACCGTCCTGTTCGGCGGCTGGGCGGCGCGCCGCTATGGCGCGCGCATCGTGCTGATGGGCTGCGCCGTATTGCTGGGCGTATCCACCATGGCCATGTCGCTCGCCGCGGGGGCCGTCAGCCTGTTTCTCATTCGCATGCTGGTCGGCGCCGGCGAAGGCCCTGCGTTTCCCGCTGCCACGCAAGCCATGCGCCATTGGTACCCGGCGGAGAAATTCGGTTATATCCAGGGCATTACGCACAGCGCCTCGCGCCTGGGCGCGGCGCTGGCGCCGCCGCTGGTCGCCTGGCTGATCGTGGCCACCAACTGGCGTCTGTCGTTCGTCGTGTGCGGTGCGGTGGTGCTGGCGTGGAGCGCGGCATGGTGGCTGCAGTTTCGCGACGACCCCGAGTGCGCCCCGGGCCAACACAAGACGTATGCCGGCGCGACGCCCCGCGTGCCGCGCCCGATGGGTCCCACGCCGCTATGGGCGCTGACCAAGCGCATGCTGCCGGTGACCATGGTGATGTTCGCCTACGGCTGGACCTACTGGATCTTTGTCTCGTGGTTGCCGCTTTATTTCATGAACTCGTATCACGTCAATCTCAAGTCCTCGGCACTGCTCTCGAGCATCCCGCTGTTGACGGGCATGGTCGGCAACACCGTGGGCGGCATGCTGTCCGACCATCTGCTCAGGCGCACCAAAAACAGCCGGGCAGCGCGCTGCAGCGTCGTGGCGGGCTCACTCATCGGCTGCGCGCTGGCGCTCACACCGTTGGCATTCAAGCCCAGCCTCGAGGCCGCAGTGGCGTGCCTGGCCTGCGCGATGTTCTTTCTGGAGCTCACCATCGCGCCGATGTACGCGGTGCCGATGGACATGACCCGGGAGTTCGCCGGCCTGGGCAGCGCCTACATCATCATCGGCGTTGCGCTGGCGGGCATCACCTCGCCCATCGTATTCGGCTGGCTGATCGACCTGACGGGCAATTGGAATATCCCGTTTGCCGCCGCCATCACGATTCTCGTGCTTGGCGCCGCCGCCGTATTGCTGGTGCGGCCGGATCGTCCATTCGTGGCGCCGGCGATTTGA
- a CDS encoding haloacid dehalogenase type II yields MSSTISTYVFDAYGTLFDVHSAVARHAARIGPAAAEFSELWRARQVEYSWTSSLMGHKTDFWALTQLALDYSMQRFGIVDDTLRADLLSAYLELEAFPEVPQMLRSLKACGAQAVILSNGTSEMVNSAVRSAGLSGLIDRVMSVDEVGIFKPHASVYDLVPRRLAVSAHQISFQSCNPWDAAGAAHYGFRVVWVNRKGLPAEYPFAGERREVASLEGLADLWRGAHV; encoded by the coding sequence ATGAGTTCAACCATCAGTACCTACGTCTTCGATGCTTACGGCACGCTTTTCGACGTGCACTCGGCGGTGGCTCGGCACGCCGCGCGCATCGGCCCGGCCGCGGCCGAGTTCTCGGAGCTGTGGCGCGCCCGGCAAGTGGAGTATTCGTGGACCAGCAGCCTGATGGGCCACAAAACCGATTTTTGGGCGCTGACGCAACTGGCGCTGGATTATTCGATGCAGCGCTTCGGCATCGTGGACGACACGCTGCGCGCCGACCTGCTGTCGGCCTACCTCGAACTGGAGGCCTTTCCTGAGGTGCCGCAGATGCTGCGCTCGCTCAAGGCGTGCGGCGCACAAGCGGTCATCCTGTCGAACGGCACGAGCGAGATGGTGAACAGCGCGGTGCGCTCGGCCGGCTTGTCCGGCTTGATCGATCGGGTGATGTCGGTCGATGAGGTCGGCATCTTCAAGCCGCACGCGAGCGTGTATGACCTCGTGCCGCGCCGGCTTGCCGTGAGTGCTCACCAGATCAGCTTTCAATCGTGCAACCCGTGGGATGCCGCGGGAGCGGCCCATTACGGCTTTCGTGTCGTCTGGGTCAATCGCAAAGGACTGCCGGCCGAATATCCATTCGCCGGCGAGCGCCGCGAGGTGGCATCCCTCGAAGGCCTCGCCGACCTATGGCGCGGCGCCCATGTCTGA
- a CDS encoding TetR/AcrR family transcriptional regulator codes for MARPREFDEDAVLEATIQCFWRFGYEGTSVKDLTEKTGLTAASLYNAYGDKRGLFRAALDRYAGESVGNRIRRCEALAPLQAITTFFGDILHRSLNDRQHKGCMLVNSALEVAPHDAEFQKIIAGVLARVESFFHERITAGQADGTITQSLPADVLARHLLGVLMGVRVLARVRPEKALLEGVIAPALALLGRADGNASQPLAGSDRLAKHH; via the coding sequence ATGGCGAGGCCAAGGGAATTTGACGAAGATGCCGTCCTTGAGGCGACAATCCAGTGTTTCTGGAGGTTCGGCTATGAAGGGACATCAGTGAAAGACCTCACTGAGAAAACGGGTCTCACCGCAGCCAGCCTGTACAACGCGTACGGCGACAAACGCGGCCTGTTCCGGGCGGCGCTCGATCGCTACGCGGGCGAAAGCGTAGGCAACCGCATACGACGGTGCGAAGCGCTTGCGCCTCTTCAGGCAATCACCACGTTTTTCGGCGACATCCTGCACCGCTCGTTAAATGATCGCCAGCACAAAGGATGCATGCTGGTGAACTCGGCTCTCGAAGTGGCGCCACACGATGCCGAATTCCAGAAAATCATCGCTGGCGTGCTGGCTCGCGTCGAAAGTTTTTTTCACGAGCGCATCACCGCGGGGCAAGCCGACGGCACCATCACACAGTCACTGCCCGCGGACGTTCTCGCCCGGCATCTGCTCGGCGTTCTGATGGGCGTTCGCGTCCTGGCTCGCGTTCGTCCCGAAAAGGCCCTCCTGGAAGGAGTGATTGCACCGGCACTTGCCCTGCTCGGGCGAGCCGATGGCAATGCGAGCCAACCGCTCGCCGGTAGCGATCGGCTCGCGAAGCATCATTGA